Proteins encoded by one window of Paenibacillus sp. DCT19:
- a CDS encoding AraC family transcriptional regulator translates to MEPTSRVRDMGRFFRLPGRWTRRQKGRFYRNSLMLILLIASIPGLITGIVMYGLVVNQMEKEFNQMHQNQIENRARNVDDQLAYLEMTLSHWAFEPRFGNALRTLDFVYFFKETQEIVTTLYVLQGSHPLIQSAQLYLKEPQPIVFNREYNELQDESQIEAYDRYLSMGNHVYWTDWVSGQEEIKQSLTSNPSLLHTGASDALVLVHKIPGESVKPFGALIITLDNSKIASLLKTLTPYDEGLTFLMDAEGNTLITGNTDAGAKDSVFEQQLKDAVALHKDSHSFLFKYEDQTYSVSSGSLNRIDADWTYVSAAPLTSVTSPVKLVSKIIVMASIGSLVLGLLLSWFASRRIYSPVARMVHLLTPGRNEVSTDVKLDEFQLLEQHWNELTSDRLTAHRQLQEQLPHLRDSFVLQLVQGHLYAYNEQDLCRRMTNLGFEVEGQQFLLLQMYFTGHVTLRERFGSRDTGLITFAAVNIIEEVAKGYFSQVSVMNFHDLSSAMLIIAPEKDSLKPQALLWGEELMEVIHRTLKMQVTVVVSRPAATLQELPGLFVEMEQAVVYRSVEVGSQILDLDDEQCFSQTEGATYPLGLERDFIQALRLGKRDEAERGMEQFLTEVTRTDSTEFQVQQMMLQLLGSIQHVMLQTGVIPYQLFGGCNMYERLSSIREPAQMMQWMKEKVIRPYLQEIELRSQEPLKQVVERTMQYIDDNYSNDISLEACADLEQMTPYALSKAFKQISGMNFIDYLTQVRMENAKKLLRETSMRINDVASAVGYQHSYFNRIFKKQEGSTPSQYRDQWFTS, encoded by the coding sequence ATGGAGCCAACTAGTCGTGTACGGGACATGGGTCGTTTTTTTCGTTTGCCAGGAAGATGGACGAGGCGACAGAAGGGGCGTTTCTACCGAAACAGCCTGATGCTTATTTTGTTGATTGCAAGCATTCCCGGTCTGATTACAGGAATTGTGATGTATGGGTTGGTCGTGAATCAGATGGAAAAAGAATTTAACCAGATGCATCAAAACCAGATTGAGAACCGAGCGCGGAATGTAGATGATCAGCTCGCCTATTTGGAGATGACCTTATCGCACTGGGCATTCGAACCCAGATTCGGCAATGCACTCCGGACGCTGGATTTTGTATATTTTTTCAAAGAAACACAAGAGATTGTTACGACATTGTACGTTCTACAGGGCTCGCATCCATTAATTCAATCTGCACAGCTATATTTGAAAGAGCCACAGCCGATTGTATTCAATCGGGAATATAACGAACTGCAGGATGAGAGCCAGATCGAGGCGTATGATCGATACCTGAGTATGGGCAATCATGTGTATTGGACAGATTGGGTATCTGGTCAAGAGGAAATTAAGCAATCCCTGACCTCCAATCCCAGCTTGTTACATACAGGTGCAAGTGATGCGCTCGTTCTTGTACATAAAATTCCGGGAGAAAGTGTCAAGCCGTTCGGCGCCCTAATCATCACGCTGGATAACTCAAAAATCGCAAGTTTATTGAAAACGCTTACTCCATATGATGAAGGGTTAACCTTTCTGATGGATGCCGAAGGCAATACACTGATTACTGGTAATACGGATGCAGGCGCCAAGGATTCAGTCTTTGAACAGCAATTAAAAGATGCAGTCGCCTTGCACAAGGATAGTCATTCTTTTCTATTCAAATATGAGGATCAGACTTACTCCGTATCATCCGGCTCGTTAAATCGAATCGATGCGGATTGGACGTACGTGTCTGCAGCTCCATTGACCTCGGTTACTTCACCCGTCAAGCTGGTATCCAAAATCATTGTGATGGCGAGCATAGGAAGTCTTGTATTAGGGCTACTGCTGTCATGGTTTGCTTCACGCCGAATCTATTCACCGGTTGCACGGATGGTTCATCTGCTGACACCTGGAAGAAACGAAGTGTCTACCGATGTGAAGTTGGACGAATTCCAACTGTTGGAACAGCACTGGAATGAACTGACTTCAGATCGTCTGACAGCTCACCGCCAGCTACAAGAACAACTTCCTCATCTACGGGACAGCTTTGTATTACAACTGGTGCAAGGCCATCTATACGCATACAACGAGCAGGATCTGTGCCGGCGTATGACAAACCTTGGATTTGAGGTGGAGGGGCAGCAGTTTTTGTTATTGCAGATGTATTTTACAGGACATGTGACATTACGAGAACGATTTGGCAGCAGGGACACAGGACTGATTACGTTTGCCGCAGTCAACATTATAGAAGAGGTTGCGAAGGGGTATTTTAGCCAAGTTAGTGTGATGAATTTCCACGATCTATCCTCGGCGATGTTAATTATAGCTCCAGAGAAGGATTCCTTGAAGCCGCAGGCGTTGTTGTGGGGAGAGGAGCTTATGGAAGTGATTCACCGAACGCTGAAAATGCAGGTCACCGTGGTGGTCAGTCGACCAGCCGCAACGTTGCAGGAATTGCCTGGTTTATTCGTGGAGATGGAGCAAGCTGTCGTTTATCGCAGTGTGGAGGTAGGCAGCCAAATCCTTGATCTAGATGATGAGCAATGCTTCAGCCAAACGGAAGGAGCTACCTATCCCCTTGGGCTAGAACGTGATTTTATTCAGGCGCTGAGACTAGGGAAGCGGGATGAAGCAGAACGGGGAATGGAACAATTTCTGACCGAGGTGACTCGAACCGATAGTACGGAATTTCAGGTACAGCAGATGATGCTTCAGTTATTGGGTAGTATTCAGCACGTCATGCTGCAAACGGGCGTTATCCCCTACCAGCTGTTCGGCGGCTGTAACATGTATGAACGACTGTCGAGCATTCGTGAACCAGCACAGATGATGCAGTGGATGAAGGAGAAAGTGATTAGACCGTATTTGCAAGAGATCGAGCTTAGATCTCAAGAGCCGCTTAAGCAGGTGGTGGAACGAACGATGCAGTACATTGATGACAACTACAGCAACGATATTTCATTGGAAGCATGCGCTGATCTGGAACAGATGACACCTTATGCTCTCAGCAAGGCATTTAAACAGATCTCCGGAATGAATTTTATTGATTATTTGACCCAGGTACGTATGGAGAACGCGAAAAAGTTACTACGTGAGACATCAATGAGAATAAATGATGTTGCAAGCGCAGTAGGATACCAGCATAGTTATTTTAATCGAATTTTCAAAAAACAAGAGGGTTCAACACCAAGCCAGTATCGGGATCAGTGGTTTACATCTTAA
- a CDS encoding dipeptidase: MKEQTYFQQNRDKHLAELNEWLSIPSISAISEHKEDINRAAQWAADALTRAGMENVEVIQTAGHPIVYADHLHAPGKPTALIYGHYDVQPVDPLNLWDTPPFEPTVRDGKLYARGATDDKGQIFLHIKAVEALLAESNELPVNVKFCIEGEEEISSPNLPIYLNDNTDKLRADMVLISDTSLLEKGKPAISTGLRGLCSLHVDLFTANTDLHSGSFGGGVPNALHALVSLLASLHDEQGRVSVDGFYDGVLPLSPEMREEFVKQGFNEEQLRQDLGLEQLYGEEGYSFVERVGARPTLELNGVWGGFQGEGTKTVIPKEAHAKITCRLVADQDPQQVLDRIEAHLRAHVQPGATLQVKQIEKAFAFNTDPSNPILQKAADAYEQVYGVRALFTKDGGSIPIVEKLSRVLEVPAVMMGFGLPDENLHAPNEHFNLENFDKGLLTIVQFLKSL, from the coding sequence ATGAAAGAACAAACGTATTTTCAACAAAACAGAGATAAACACTTGGCCGAACTGAATGAATGGTTATCCATTCCAAGTATCTCAGCCATTTCGGAACATAAAGAGGACATTAATCGTGCAGCACAGTGGGCAGCCGATGCACTTACGCGTGCAGGCATGGAGAATGTTGAGGTTATTCAAACCGCAGGACACCCGATTGTGTATGCCGACCATTTGCATGCACCTGGCAAACCAACAGCATTGATCTATGGTCACTATGATGTACAGCCAGTTGATCCACTTAACCTGTGGGATACACCTCCATTCGAGCCTACCGTACGTGATGGGAAGTTGTATGCTCGCGGAGCAACGGATGATAAAGGACAAATTTTCTTACATATCAAAGCGGTAGAAGCTTTGCTCGCAGAGAGCAACGAGCTTCCTGTTAACGTGAAGTTCTGCATCGAAGGCGAAGAAGAGATTTCCAGTCCGAACCTGCCAATCTATCTTAATGACAATACGGACAAGCTGCGTGCTGACATGGTTCTTATCTCCGACACATCCTTGCTTGAAAAAGGTAAACCCGCGATCTCTACAGGTCTGCGTGGTCTCTGCTCACTTCATGTGGATCTGTTCACTGCTAACACGGATCTGCATTCAGGTTCGTTTGGTGGCGGTGTTCCGAACGCACTGCATGCACTCGTTTCCCTGCTCGCTTCATTGCATGATGAACAAGGACGCGTTAGTGTAGATGGCTTCTACGATGGCGTTCTGCCACTGTCCCCTGAGATGAGAGAAGAATTCGTGAAGCAAGGCTTCAACGAAGAACAGCTTCGTCAGGATCTTGGCCTGGAGCAGTTGTATGGTGAAGAAGGTTACTCCTTCGTGGAACGTGTTGGAGCACGTCCAACCCTCGAGCTGAATGGTGTATGGGGTGGATTCCAAGGCGAAGGTACCAAAACCGTTATTCCTAAAGAGGCCCATGCCAAAATTACATGCCGCCTTGTGGCCGATCAAGATCCACAGCAAGTATTGGATCGTATCGAAGCCCATCTCCGTGCTCACGTTCAACCAGGTGCAACGTTACAGGTGAAACAGATCGAGAAAGCTTTTGCATTTAATACAGATCCATCCAACCCTATTCTGCAAAAAGCAGCAGATGCTTATGAGCAGGTATACGGCGTTCGTGCCCTCTTCACCAAAGATGGCGGCTCCATTCCGATTGTTGAGAAGCTCTCACGTGTACTTGAAGTCCCGGCTGTCATGATGGGCTTCGGCTTGCCTGACGAGAATCTGCATGCACCGAACGAGCACTTCAACCTGGAGAACTTTGACAAAGGGTTGCTGACGATTGTTCAATTTTTGAAAAGTTTGTAG
- the dhaS gene encoding dihydroxyacetone kinase transcriptional activator DhaS yields the protein MSASHLTKNALARSLKSLMEHTPLNKITVKHLVDDCGVNRQTFYYHFQDIYALLEWIYKTEAVESLTEYRSYSTWTDGFYKIFCYIENNKAFCFNTLDSLGRNHLDGYLYEVTYDLIMGVIDELACGIQVRSEDKEFVANFYTLAFTGLIIQWMRSNMSEQPKQIIEKLSELIEGSVVRALHRYENKLPST from the coding sequence ATGTCTGCTTCTCACCTAACCAAAAACGCGCTGGCTCGCTCGCTTAAATCACTGATGGAGCATACACCGCTGAACAAGATTACAGTCAAACACCTGGTTGACGATTGTGGTGTGAACCGGCAAACCTTTTATTATCATTTTCAAGATATTTATGCGCTGCTTGAGTGGATCTATAAGACCGAAGCGGTGGAGAGTCTAACGGAGTATCGAAGCTACAGCACATGGACGGATGGATTTTATAAAATCTTTTGTTATATCGAGAATAACAAGGCGTTCTGCTTCAACACTCTGGATTCTCTTGGACGAAACCACCTTGATGGATATCTCTATGAGGTAACGTATGATCTAATCATGGGGGTCATTGATGAACTAGCTTGTGGAATCCAGGTGCGAAGTGAAGACAAGGAGTTTGTTGCGAACTTTTACACCTTGGCGTTTACTGGGCTGATTATTCAGTGGATGAGGAGCAACATGTCCGAACAGCCAAAACAAATCATTGAAAAGCTTAGTGAACTGATCGAAGGCAGCGTGGTACGCGCTTTACACAGATATGAGAATAAGCTGCCATCCACCTAA